The following are from one region of the Sphingomonas oryzagri genome:
- a CDS encoding CpaD family pilus assembly protein, producing the protein MAHSISKLRAATAVVVFLIGAGAGRAEGPVNRSVDSVHQPVVSRTDYVLDVATTPKGLAPGEIDRLAGWFDGLALGYGDTITLDDPAGWRGGVAQDTVGGVVARYGMLVSHEPAPITAGHPAPGTIRVVVSRAIASVEGCPDYRRGNFADVAGSTTSNYGCASAINLAAMIANPQDLVEGHAYDRADASQSLKAIKAYRDAVTTGAGGLKQESSKGN; encoded by the coding sequence ATGGCACACAGCATTTCCAAGCTCCGCGCCGCGACGGCGGTTGTCGTATTCCTGATCGGCGCGGGCGCCGGCCGCGCCGAAGGTCCAGTCAATCGCAGCGTCGATTCGGTCCATCAGCCTGTCGTCAGCCGCACCGACTACGTGCTCGATGTCGCCACGACGCCGAAGGGTCTGGCGCCGGGCGAGATCGACCGCCTTGCCGGCTGGTTCGACGGCCTGGCCCTCGGGTACGGCGACACCATCACGCTCGACGATCCGGCCGGCTGGCGAGGTGGCGTCGCGCAGGACACGGTGGGCGGCGTCGTCGCCCGCTACGGGATGCTCGTCAGCCACGAACCGGCACCGATCACCGCGGGCCACCCGGCCCCCGGCACGATCCGCGTGGTCGTCAGCCGGGCGATCGCTTCGGTCGAGGGTTGTCCGGATTATCGCCGCGGCAACTTTGCCGACGTCGCCGGCTCCACCACATCGAACTATGGCTGCGCCTCCGCCATCAACCTGGCGGCGATGATCGCGAACCCGCAGGATCTGGTCGAGGGTCATGCCTACGATCGCGCCGACGCCAGCCAGAGCCTCAAGGCAATCAAAGCCTATCGCGATGCTGTCACCACCGGCGCCGGTGGTCTGAAGCAGGAAAGCAGCAAGGGGAACTGA